The following nucleotide sequence is from Mycobacteriales bacterium.
GCCGGGCGTACCGGCAGCCGACTGGGACCGGATCTTCACGCCTTTCCAGCGGCTCGGTGACACCGACAACACGACCGGGGTCGGCCTCGGACTCGCCCTCTCGCGCGGCTTGACCGAGGCGATGGGCGGGGAGCTCAACCCGCAAGACACTCCCGGGGGCGGTCTCACCATGGTCGTCCGGCTGCCCGCCGCCAACCAGCCGAGGCAGCCGCTGGCGGACCTCAGCGAGCTGGCCACCCCGTGACGCGAGTTCTCGTCGTCGACGACGAGCCCCAGATCCTGCGCGCCCTCCGCGTGAACCTGCGCGCCCGTGACTACGACGTCCTCACCGCGGCGACCGGCAAACAGGCGCTCGATGTCGCCGCGCAGCGTCACCCCGACATCGTGGTGCTCGACCTCGGCCTGCCGGACATGGACGGCGTGGAGGTGATCCGCGGGCTACGCGGCTGGACGACGGTCCCGATCGTGATCTTGTCCGGCCGCAGCCAGAGCGTGCTCAAGGTGCACGCCTTGGACGCCGGCGCAGACGACTACGTGACCAAGCCGTTCAACATCGATGAGCTCATGGCGCGAATCCGTGCGGTCAGCCGCCGGGCCCTCGTCGCCGACGAGGCCCCCGTCGTGAGCTTCGCCGACGTGACCGTCGACCTCCGCGCCCATCGGGTGACCCGCGCGGACGCCGACGTGCGGCTCACCCCCACCGAATGGCAGCTCCTCGAGATCCTCGTCCGCAACCCCGGTCGACTGGTGTCGCAGCGAGAGCTGATCCGTGCCGTCCGCGGCCCGAACTATGACGACGCGGCGCACTATCTGCGCCAGTTCATGGCCCAGCTGCGGCAGAAGCTCGAAACCGACCCGGCTCGGCCGGCACACCTGCTGACCGAACCGGGGATGGGCTATCGCTTCCAGTCCTGAAGGACGCCGGAGCAGGCGGCGATCAGGTGAGGCCTTCCTTGGCCGCACAGGCCGGCCACGGGCCCCAGCCGGCACGGGCATGGAGCACCTTCGCGGCGTAGTCCTGCATCGCGGGTGCGGCCTGGTCGGGGCGCCCGGTCATGCCGAGGTCCTCCCACGTCTGCAGCGCGAACTGGTACGCGCCGTAGTAGCCGTTGCCGGTGTTGTCCTGGTAGTTGTCGTGCGACTCGCACATCCGCAGCTTGTACAGCTCCTGGTCGAGGAACGAGTCGTCCGCGGCATGCGCAGCAACCGTGCGCTGCGCGTGACTGGCGTGGAACGTGCCCGCCGCCCGCTCGACCTCGATCCGGTGTCGTCCGCCGCCGGGATTGATGGCAAAGGCCGGAGCCGCGGAGCCCACGATCACCGCCACGACCCCGGCGCCCACGCCGATCCGGCGACGAGTCGGGTTTACCAGGCTGGCGTAGCGGGTACGGCGAGAAGCAGTCTTGGGAGGCTGCACGGATGTCGCGTTTCCTCGGACGCCGGCGAAGTTAGCTGTCGGGTTCGGACGCGAGGGGAAAGATCGCCCGGCTGCTTGCGCAGCTTCACCCCGAGGGAGCGAGAAGCCGGTGTGGCTTCACCCTCCCGGAAGAACTGGGTCCTCCGCTCCCGCCGTACCGATGTGACTCGGTCCACTGCGCTCCGGTGGCGGGATTTGGCGCCCGAAACGCACGAATCGTCCCTTTTTGTGACGATCCACAAGTGACTCTACCGATTTGTCAGTCCGCCCGCCACTTCCCGTATTCCAAATGTTCACGACGGCCGTTGTGGCCGGGTCCAGTGGACAGGTGCCTAGAGTTCCGGGATGAGCCAAACCGAATCAGTTTCGGATCTGTCGCTGGCCCGCAAGGCCCACCGCACGCTCGAGCCGCTGCACACCGCCGCCTACTTCGGGGCCGAGCTCGCCGCCGCCTACGCCGAGGCGGGGGCGAAGGGCACGCTGCGCAGCTACTTCGCGGTGCGCTCGGCGCCGATGGGCATCGTCGAGCCCGAGGTCGTCGTCGCGACCTTCTTCAACTTCGCACCGTCCCTGGTCCGTCAGGCCATCCCCGCGGTGTGGCAGGACACCACCCCCGAGGCGCTGTTCGAAGCGCGGCTGCGCGGGATCGACACCCTCTACCGCCGAGTCCTCGGGGACGACGTCCTCGCCTCACCGGAGATGGCGGAGGCGGCCGCGCTCGCCCGCGAAGCGACCACCGTGCTGTCCGCGCTCGGCAGGCCGCTGTTCGCCGGTCATCAGCGGCTGCCGTGGCCGCAGCCGGCCCATCTACAGCTCTTCCACGCCCAGACGCTGCTGCGCGAGCACCGCGGAGACGGCCACGTCGCTGCACTCACCCTCGCCGGCCTGGACGGGGTCGGCGCTCTCGTGACCCACCTGGCGAGCGGGCAGAGCCCGATGGTGCTCGACATGGTCCGCGCCACCCGCGGCTGGACCGACGAGGAGTGGGCCGCGGGCGAGGCACGCGTCGTCGAGCGCGGTCTGGTCGCGGACGGGACGCTGACCGAGGCGGGGCGCGCGCTGCGCGAGGAGATCGAGCGGCAGACTGACCAGGCCGCCGCCGCGCCGTACGCCCACCTCGGGCAAGCGCGCGTCGCGCGGCTGCGCGAGCTGGCACGACCGTGGTCCAAAGCGATCTCGGCAGACATCTTCGGAGGCACCCCATGAGCGTCGACCTCACCGGCCGCATCGCCTGGATCACCGGCGGCTCCCAGGGCTTCGGCGCCGCGGTCGCCCGCCGGCTCACCGGCCACGGCGCGACCGTCGTCCTGTCCGACATCAAGGAAGCCGCCGGGCAAGCGCTCGCCGAGGAGCTGGGCGGCAGCTTCGTGGCCTGTGACGTGACGAGCTTCGAGCAGTGCCAGGCGGCGGTGCGCGCCGTCCTCGACAAGCACGGCCGGCTCGACATCGCGTTCCTCAACGCCGGGGTCACCACCGGCTGCGGCCTCGGCGAGGACTTCGACCCCGCGCTCTACCGCCGGGCGATGGGGGTCAACATCGACGGCGTCGTGTACGGCGCACACGCGGCGTACGCGGCACTGAAGGCCGACGGCGGCGGCGACCTGATCGCCACCGCGAGCCTCGCGGGTCTCACCGGCACCGCCTTCGACCCGGTCTACGGCGCGAACAAGCACGCGGTCGTCGGATTGGTGCGCGCGCTCGGCGACGACTGGCCCAACCAGGGCATCCGGGTCAACGCGCTGTGCCCGGGCTTCGCCGACACCGAGATCGTCAACGAGATCCGGGGCGTGCTCGCCGACAGCGGCATCCCGCTGATCGAGGTCGAGCGCGTGGTCGACGCGTTCATGGCGGCCCTGACCTCGGGCCGCTCCGCCGAGTGCTGGTACATCCAGCCGGGACGGCAGCCCGAGCCGTTCCGCTTCCGCGGCATCCCGGGACCCCGCGTCGCGGAATAGTTGTCTGCGCAACTATGTTGTCCAGGCTGAGTAGCCAGCCCACGTAGGAGGCCACAATGCCCGCCGTCACCGTCCCCGACCTGACCACCCTCCAGCGGCTCCCCGCACCGGGGGTGTCGACGACGATCCCGCGGCCGGTCAAAAGCGTGACCACCGCGCCGGGCGGGTTCGAAGGCGAGGGCTTCCCGGTCCGCCGCGCCTTCCACGGCGTGGACCTCGCCGATCTCGACCCGTTCGTGCACATGGATCAGATGGGTGAGGTCGAGTACGCGCCGGGTGAGCCCAAGGGGACGCCGTGGCACCCGCATCGCGGGTTCGAGACGGTCACCTACATCATCGACGGCACGTTCGAGCACCAGGACTCCAACGGCGGCGGCGGCGTCATCACCAACGGCGACACGCAGTGGATGACCGCCGGAGGCGGCATCCTGCACATCGAGAAGCCGCCGGAGGCGCTCGTTGCCAGCGGCGGGCTCTTCCACGGCATCCAGCTGTGGGTCAACCTCCCCCGCGTCCAGAAGCTGATCGCACCGCGTTACCAGGACCTGCGCGCCGGCGGCGTCGGGTTGCTCACCTCACCCGACGCCGGCGCGCTGATCCGCGTGATCGCCGGCGACGTGGCGGGCGTGAGCGGCCCGGGCTCGACGTACACCCCGATGACGATGGTCCACGCGACCGTCGCGCCCGGCGCGAGTCTGACCCTGCCGTGGCGAGCGGACTTCAACGCCCTCGGCTACGTCCTGTCAGGCAGCGGCACGGTCGGCACCGAACGGATCGCGGTACGGACCGGCCAGCTGGCCGTCTTCGGTCCCGGAGGCTCGCTGACGGTGGCGGCGGACGCCGCCCAGGACGCTCGCCACAGCGCCGGCCTCGACGTCTTGCTGCTGGGTGGCACGCCATTGCGTGAGCCGGTCGCGTGGATGGGCCCGTTCGTGATGAACACCAAGGCCGAGGTGCAGCAGGCGTTCGAGGACTACCAGCGCGGTCGCCTCGGCGTGATCCCGGCTCACACCTCCTGAAGCAAACCGCTGTCCACGTCGAAGACGAACCCGCGGATGTCGCTCGTGGTCTTCAGGTACGGCGACGCCTGCAGCTGCGCGACGCACTTGCGCACGTCCTCGTAGACGTCGCAGAACGTCCCCGACCGCCACGACGGCGCACTGCCGGCGTCCGCGGCCAGCTCGGCGGCGAACGCGTCCTCGTCGAGGTTGAGCAGCCCGCAGTCGGTGTGATGGATGACGACGACCGCCTCGGTACGCAGCCGACGCTGGCTGATGGCCAGCGAACGTACGACGTCGTCGGTCACGATGCCGCCCGCGTTGCGGATGACGTGGGCCTCGCCGAGCTCGAGACCGAGCATCGCGTGCACGTCCATCCGGGAGTCCATGCACGTGACCACCGTCAGGTGGCGAGCCGGGACGACCGGACGCGGACCGGGGTAGGTCTTGGCGTAGCCGACGTTGTGGGCAACTAGCTCATCGGCTGCGGACATCCGTCCAACTTAGACGAGGACGACGGTGACGCTCGCCGACCCGGCCGGGCTCGCCCCGGCCGCGCTGGTCGCGACCACCGTCGCGGTGTAGGTGCCGGCGGCGATGCCGGTGAAGGTCGCCGTCGTCGCGGTCGCGGTGACCGCCGTCCGGTGCGCCCCCGGCGTGAGCCTGACCCGGTACCCGGTCACCGCGGCGGCGCCCGCGTCCACCGCCGGCGCGGTCCACGTCACGGTCACGGTGCCGCCGCTCGCCGACGCCGCCACCGCGGTCGGCGCGCCCGGCGGCGGCGTCGGGCGAAACCACGGGCTGTGCAGGCCCAGCGCCGCCGCGAACTGTGCTCCGGTGGTCGTCACGGTCGCGTTGGCGCCGACGACCGACAGCGTCGTCACCCGGCCGCCCCACACGCCGTGCCCGTCGCGCCCGGTCACCACGAGCTGCCGCAACGCGCCGACCGACGGGTAGGCCGCCGCGATCGCGGCCGCCGTCACGGTGGTGGACCAGGCGTTCTCGCCGTTGGGAACCGCTGCGTCGTACGGGTCGCGTTCGGCGGGCAGGTACGGCTCGCCGCCGGAAACCGTCCAGCCGCCGTCGGAGGAGCTGTACTGGGCGAAGACCGCGGCACCGGAGGCGTCGACGACGATCTCCCCGGCAGTCGCATGGACCGCGTTGTCCGTGCGGGTGGTCTCGACCCCGGCGCC
It contains:
- a CDS encoding response regulator, which translates into the protein MTRVLVVDDEPQILRALRVNLRARDYDVLTAATGKQALDVAAQRHPDIVVLDLGLPDMDGVEVIRGLRGWTTVPIVILSGRSQSVLKVHALDAGADDYVTKPFNIDELMARIRAVSRRALVADEAPVVSFADVTVDLRAHRVTRADADVRLTPTEWQLLEILVRNPGRLVSQRELIRAVRGPNYDDAAHYLRQFMAQLRQKLETDPARPAHLLTEPGMGYRFQS
- a CDS encoding transglycosylase family protein: MQPPKTASRRTRYASLVNPTRRRIGVGAGVVAVIVGSAAPAFAINPGGGRHRIEVERAAGTFHASHAQRTVAAHAADDSFLDQELYKLRMCESHDNYQDNTGNGYYGAYQFALQTWEDLGMTGRPDQAAPAMQDYAAKVLHARAGWGPWPACAAKEGLT
- a CDS encoding SDR family NAD(P)-dependent oxidoreductase, with the protein product MSVDLTGRIAWITGGSQGFGAAVARRLTGHGATVVLSDIKEAAGQALAEELGGSFVACDVTSFEQCQAAVRAVLDKHGRLDIAFLNAGVTTGCGLGEDFDPALYRRAMGVNIDGVVYGAHAAYAALKADGGGDLIATASLAGLTGTAFDPVYGANKHAVVGLVRALGDDWPNQGIRVNALCPGFADTEIVNEIRGVLADSGIPLIEVERVVDAFMAALTSGRSAECWYIQPGRQPEPFRFRGIPGPRVAE
- a CDS encoding pirin family protein: MPAVTVPDLTTLQRLPAPGVSTTIPRPVKSVTTAPGGFEGEGFPVRRAFHGVDLADLDPFVHMDQMGEVEYAPGEPKGTPWHPHRGFETVTYIIDGTFEHQDSNGGGGVITNGDTQWMTAGGGILHIEKPPEALVASGGLFHGIQLWVNLPRVQKLIAPRYQDLRAGGVGLLTSPDAGALIRVIAGDVAGVSGPGSTYTPMTMVHATVAPGASLTLPWRADFNALGYVLSGSGTVGTERIAVRTGQLAVFGPGGSLTVAADAAQDARHSAGLDVLLLGGTPLREPVAWMGPFVMNTKAEVQQAFEDYQRGRLGVIPAHTS
- a CDS encoding carbonic anhydrase, translated to MSAADELVAHNVGYAKTYPGPRPVVPARHLTVVTCMDSRMDVHAMLGLELGEAHVIRNAGGIVTDDVVRSLAISQRRLRTEAVVVIHHTDCGLLNLDEDAFAAELAADAGSAPSWRSGTFCDVYEDVRKCVAQLQASPYLKTTSDIRGFVFDVDSGLLQEV